The genomic DNA CGATTGATTTTATTCTAAAAGAAGATGGTAAAGGAAAACAAGATAAAAGCGATTTGTAATACTAGTCCTATTATTGGGCTATCTATCATTGGTCGTCTTGATCTTCTGTGGGAACTGTTTGATATCTATATTCCACAAGAAGTTTATAATGAAGTTGTGAAACAAGGTAGTGAACAAGCAATCGGGAAACAAGAATTAAGAGATGCTGTGGCTAAGGGGTTAATAAAAGTCCATGAAGTAAAAGATCAAGGTTTTGTAGTAAAGTCTTATGGACGTTTGCATAGAGGAGAGCTAGAAGTAATCGTTGGAGCAAAGGAACTAGGTGTGAGTATTGTTATTATTGATGAAAATTCTGCAAGGAAATGTCAGCAGCATATAATTTACTGGTGAAATTCAAATAACTGTTATCATGGTCCAGCTAAAGTTAACTGGGCTTATTTTGTTGTAAATATAAATTCAGGAAGTTAAGTTTGTGAACAGTTACGCTTAGAGTAACCAATTATTATAATAAGACTATTACAAAGCGACTTAAAACTTCTATCTACTTATAAAAAAGTAACATAACCTGGCCGCAAAGTAATGTGAGTTACTTATTTCTTGCAAGTATTAAATTAGCCACCAGCACCGCGAATAACTGATGCTGACGTCGATGTTCGTGCATACGAACCTTCATATATCATAAACCACAATGATCTTAACTTCAAATAAGCCTGTAAATTTTCATAGGTATCAATTGTCTTTTCTCATCTCTTCCCACGGTTCCTTAATTACATGGGTACTTTGGTGCCTGTGAACTCTTTAATGATAAACGATGATTCAATGAGTTTGAAAAAAACGAAATAAATCTTCACTAGGGGTGTAATGAGATGCATTTATCAAATTTTGAAAATTACTTTCAGGAGCATATTCTTGGGCGTGGCCTGGATTATTATCACAGTAAATTGATTACTAGTCTTGAAACAGATGATGGACATCATTACGTCGCAAGCGTCGACGGTACGGAAATGTATAATGTACATGTGGTTATAAGTGAGAATGAGGATGTTACTGAAATTACGTGCGACTGTCCTTACGACTACGATCAACTATGCAAACATATGGCAGCAGTCCTTTTTGCTATTCGCGAGCAGAAGGGTGTTCCTATACCAGGGGAAATAAAGCAGGACTTGCCCTCACTGCTACAAAGTCTAGATAAAGAGGAACTTATACGTATCCTTCTTGAAATTGCGGATGAACGCCAGGATATTGAAAAAAGGCTATTATTTATCTATTCAAAAAGTGAAAATGAACTTTTATCGAGTGATCGATTAATTAAAGAATATATACGTCGAGCTAGTAGAAAGGGCTATATCGAATGGAATCATGTTGATTACGCCCTTGAGGGGGCTGATATGGTCTTGGAAAAAGCCCGAACGAAAGCGGATGAAGGAAATTACAAAACAGCTGTTTTATTAGGAATAACCGTCTTAGCGAATGCGGTTGAAATGTTAGAATACGCAGATGATTCAAGTGGTTCAATTGGAATGGTCATATCTTGGAGTATTGAAACGATTGATCGGGCTATTTGTGAGGGAATAGATGAATTCCCATTACATGAAAAAGCAGAGCTTTTTGAGACGCTGATTAAAGAAGCTATGAACGAAAGATATGACGATTGGTGTGAGTGGCGTATTGATTTATTAAGGGTATGTGTGCACTTTTGTGCAGCAGAGGAATTGCGCAGAACATTAGAAGACCGGTTATCAAGAATGATGAAAACCGTATCTACAGATTCTTGGCGTTCGAGTTATGAAATAATTGAATTGAAAAAACTTCAGCTAAAGATAATTGAAAATTTTGATGAGGATGAAAAAGCGGAACGATTTATTGAAGAAAATATTGTTCACCCCTATTTTCGTGAACAGGCAATTACAAAAGCAATGCAAAAAGGAGAATATAACAAAGCCATTCAGCTTGCATTAGATGGGGAAAGAGAGGCAGCAAACCAGTGGAATGGATCTGTTAAAAAGTTTAAAGAATATCGTTATCAAGCGTATAAACTGATGGGTGACATTGATAAACAAAAAAGACTAGCACTAGAGTTTTTACAACACGACGATTTTAACTATTATGCAGAATTAAAAGGACTTTACTCACCGGATGAATGGCAAGTAAAATTAAAAAATATAATTGCCTGGTTCCAAAGCCAAAAGAATCGTTCTTACACATACCTTTCTATTATAAAAGAAGAAAATTTAACGGAGCATATTCTTGAATATTGTAAAGCCAAGGCATGCACGATCACAGAACTTTATCCCTATTTAGAAGAAAGATACCCTTATGAGGTGAACAATCTTTTTATTGAATATATCCGAAAGGAAGCAGAAGCTGCTTCTAATCGGAAGCAATATCAAAGCGTTGCTTCCATAATAAAACAATATAGAAAGGCTTGTAGTCTAGGACAGCCAACTGACATCATTGATGAGCTAAAACTAAAAAATAAAAGGCGTCCGGCATTTATAGATGAACTGGAAAAAGTGAGTTTCGCTTTTGCTAGAAAAAGATAATCTGTTTGAACAATGCTGCAATAGTGAATAAAGATTTGAGGTTATTAGTAATGGGGAAGAAGAAGGAAAATAAGAACAAGAATTTGGGACCGCGGCGCAAACGAATGAATCGAAAAGGCAGTCTGCAGAGTGCCAAGGGACAATATTAATGGGGAGTTTTATGAGTGAGAAGTAAGAAACGAGGCCATTTCTGCAAAGGATGTGGGGACTTTCTGCCTAATGAAAAATTTAGTGGTAGAGGTCACCGTGAACATCTTTGTAAAGAGTGTAAAAAAGCAGGTATAGTAATAAATACTAAGTCAAATTCCGATTATGATCGGGATTTTCATCGTTTATCTAAAGCTGTTAGAAACTGTATGATTATTTATATGGAGCATGAAAGTTACTTTTTATTTGAATATCAACTTTCCCGGTATATTATGGGAGGAGGAGATGAACTTAGCTCAGAAATCTATGTGTATCAGGGAGACAAGGAGCAAAAATTCCTTGTATCAGAAAAACTACAAAAGAATGAAGCTGTAATGGACGTTTTATACAAAAAATACTACGATACAATTGATAGCAACCAAAGTTTTGATTATGAAGAATTGATATACGAGGAGTATGTAGAAATTTCAAAGAAACGCAGACAGTTTCTTGAAGTAATATCATCGATTCATCATTTGAAGGAGTTCTTGATAGTTGGAAGGGGATAGAATTGATGACTCAATCAAGAAAAATTCGTCTAAAGAAATTATATGTTCCTTGTCCTGCTAAGGAAAACGATGAAATATTTCGAAATGGAGTATTTCATTTTAATATATCTAGAATATTGGAAGACATTCATTGTGGGAAACTAGTTGTTGATAAAGAATACGTAGATATTAATGAATGGTTTAAGTGGCATGGACATCATTCATCTTTAAATGAAGACCATTTACCTACAGTTAATATAGATAGTATTATAGTCCAAGCTGAAATCCGTCCTGGAATATTTTCTATCATAGATGGCAATCACAGAATAGAAAAAGCATTTCGGTTGGGTAAACCCTCCATTTATTCATATAAGCTAAAGGGAGAGCAGTTGATTCCATATTTTATAACTGAAAAAGGTTATCAAGCTTTTGTGGAATATTGGAATTCAAAATGTTAGATAAGAAAATTAGAATGAAGGATTTAATCGAAACTATTTTTTAGAAGCGATAAATGTCTATGAGGGTGAAGCTTGAAGATATAGTAGAGGGAATGGAAATGCAATCGGATGATAACCGATCATTTCTTAATCTAGATACTGGTGAAATCGTCCATATCTCACAAGAGGCTCTATTAATTGCTGAAGATAGTGAGGACTATGAACACTTATCTGAATGGCAACAAGATGAAGTGAAAATAGCCTTGGATATAGTAGAGAGTTTTGGAAAGTATGCTGCACTTCTAATATCTTTGGTGTTATACAGAGAGAAAAATCAAGAGATAAAAAAGGTTGCAGTTCGCCACAGTCTACAACCACTAAATAACTTCCTAGATAAATTACATGAAAAATACCAGGCACTCCGTCAAAGGGAGCGCTTTTAAAGCATATTTAATTATATAGTAACATGTTACTTAAGGTGGTTCTTTCATAAAAACTCGATTTTATCAATAACATTATCAAAATCTCTTCTACCGTCTTCTTCAGTGCCTGCCCTTTATTATGGTGCAGCAGCCTTTTTGGATGGAAAAATTATTGGTGTGGATGCACATGGAGCACGTCCTCATCTTGGCCAGAATGCTATAGAAGTGGGTTCATCTTTCATTCAAGCCATAAAAGGCATCCATTTGGATCCGATGATTCCATATACCGCTAAAATGACAAAGTTCCACGCTGGTAGTGATTCTGGAAACATTATTCCCGGAAATGCGAACTTTAACATCGACCTGCGGGCACAAACAAACGAAGTCATGAAAGAACTTATAGAAAAGATCAATGAAATCTCGGAATCAGTTGCAAAAGCTGCACGGTGTTACGATAACACTAGAGACAAGAGCGACCGTAGCAGCTGCACAAGTTAATGCGTTAACAACCTTATCGAATTTCATACTGCCTGGTGACACAGCTGCTTCTTCCCGTTATTGGGAGAAAGACATTATTGACCCGGAAGTTGTCGTTGAAAATGGAAAAATCACCGTTCCAGAAAAGTGTGGAATTGGTTATGAACCTAATAGAGAAATTATTCAACAATTTACGGTTAGTGAAAAGTCTTATTTCTAAAAACATAATTTGTTCCATTCTATCAAGTTTAGTTATTATTCATAGTATCTATAAAGGTAAAGAACTTATACGAAAAATACTACTGAAAGGAGCGCCAGTAAGCCAGGTAGGGTGCTTCTTTTTTAAGTCGGTATCAGTTGCCGAAGATGATTCATCGGTTATTTCCCCATCTGCCAATCAGCAAGTATTTCTCTCACCCTGTTATTTGCTGAAGGAATGATCCTGCCTTTTCTTTTAGGGAATAAGTCTGAATGGATTGCTTTTCCTCATTGATTATTAAACATCCTTTCTTTTTCAAAACTCAAGAACAACCAGGTAAATATGATAAACACTTACAAGAAAAAAAGTTCGACAAAATACTTGATTTTTTTCAGGAATCTTTGTATTATATAAAAGTACCAAATAGGAATCACATATTTGCGGGTGTAGTTTAATGGTAAAACCTCAGCCTTCCAAGCTGATGTCGTGAGTTCGATTCTCATCACCCGCTCCATACATATAAGCAACGCAGTATGCCGTTTATAAAAACGATGTACTGCGTTTTTTAATTCCCTCATATTTACGAGGGAATTTGTTGCTATTTTTGATTTAAAATACTTTCCTCTAACACATCATGTTTATCTCCATACACTTTTGTAATATGAGATTCTCCCCATGCGCACAACGAATCTAAAATAGATTGCAGGCTTTTTCCATACTCACTAAGTTCATATTCCACTTTAGGGGGAACCTGATTATAACTAATACGGTTGATCACTCCGTCGTCCTCTAACTCTCGTAATTGCTGTGTTAACATTTTTTGAGTTATATTTGGCATTAATTTCTTCAATTCATTCGTTCGCTTTTTTCCATGTGTAAGGTGGCATAAAATGACACACTTCCATTTCCCCCCAATTACTTCTAATGTTGCTTCCACAGCAATGTTGTACCTCTTTTTCTCCATTTTCATACTCCTTTCTAAAGGTACTAAAAAGTACCTACCTTACTAATAGGTGCCTATATCACTTTAAAGTGCGTTCTTCCCAATTAGAACTCTATGAATCATAATAGCATTTGTTGATGAAATACACCAAGGAATCATTCAACGGAAATAAATAGGAGGAAATGAAATGAATATAGATAGGAAGAGAAGTACATTTGCTTTATTAGCTTTAGCAATTAGTGCTTTTGCAATTGGGACAACCGAATTTATTAGTGTTGGGTTGCTTCCTCTCATTGCAAAGGATTTACAAATATCTGTAACAATGGCTGGCCTAACAGTCTCCTTATATGCACTAGGAGTCACGGTAGGTGCGCCAGTTTTAACTTCGATTACATCGAGTATGTCGAAAAAGAAGCTGCTGCTTTGGATTATGCTCATTTTTATCATCGGCAATAGTCTAGCAGCTTCTGCAACATCAATAGGTGTTTTACTTGCAGCAAGAGTAATATCAGCATTTTCCCATGGTGTATTTATGTCAATTGGTTCTACCATTGCAGCGAGCCTAGTTCCAGAAAACCGTCGTGCTAGTGCGATTTCTATTATGTTTACAGGGCTTACGGTTGCAACGATCACCGGAGTTCCTATAGGTACCTTTATTGGTCAACAGGTCGGATGGCGATCAGCATTTGTTGCTATTGTCATTGTCGGAATAATAGCTCTGATTGCCAATAGCATTCTCGTTCCGAGCGAACTACCTAGAGGGCAAAAAACAACATTCCATGATCAACTTAAACTAGTTAGAAATGGTCGTTTGTTATTAATGTTTATTATTACGGCATTAGGATATGGGGGAACATTTGTAGTATTTACGTATTTAACTCCCTTGCTTCAAAGCATTACAGGTATTAAAGAGGAATTAGTCGCTGTCGTTTTACTCGTATATGGGATTGCCATTGCGATTGGAAATGTGATAGGTGGTCGACTAGCAAATCATAAGCCGCTCAAGTCTTTATTTTATATGTTTCTCATTCAGGCAGTGATTCTCCTCATATTAAGCTTTACTGCTCCGTTCAAAGTGATTGGAATACTCACGATTATTTTCATGGGGCTCTTTGCCTTTATGAACGTTCCAGGCCTTCAAGTATATGTAGTTATGCTTGCAGAACGCTTCGTTCCTGGGGCAGTAGATGTGGCATCAGCGATAAATATTGCTGCTTTTAATGCAGGGATAGCCGTTGGTTCTTATGTTGGCGGAATCCTAACCGAAGAGATGGGATTGATTCATACCGCATGGATTGGTTCGGTAATGGTCTTTGGAGCTGTAATTTTAACAGGCGTAAGCCTAATTCTAGAAAAAAAAGATCTAATCGAGGACTAATAATTGATGTTTAATAAACATTTACAAGAAACGACTACTTTAAAAACAACTCCCCTGCTAATTACAGGGGAGTTCCTGTTCTGTTTACTCACCTATCACCCGACATTCCCCGACCCCACCATGAATTTGTATAAACATGTTCATAATGGATTGTGTCAAAAGTTGTCCTTCATCCATTGTTATGGACGGACGTAAATAAATCAGGTGGAGTGCATTTCTAGTTGATTCTGTCACTGCTGATCTCACAGAATCAACGTACGGACTGCCGAACCCGCCTTTTTTATCGGCGGAAATGATTAGCTGGTAAAGAGAATTACTACGGCCATTAAGCCCCTCGTATACTTCATCCTCCGCTCCCAATCTAATCATAATGTCCTCACTAAGCTGACTAGTGTCATAGATACCTAAAGGAATCTCATACTTCAATGAGAGGAAGTTATTTAAATCTGTGGCACTGTTAATACTTTGTATGTAATTTTGTTTTTTGACACGTCTGTATAAAGCTTCAGCTGAATGACGATAGCGATTAGGGTCCTTTCCAGTTTTCTTAAAAATAGACCTCCACTCACTAATTCCCTTAAGGTCAGATAGTTGCTTCTCCTCTAAGTCGAAGAATAATGATTCTTGAAAAAGTTGCAATCTACCTTTTAGCATTTGGGGGGAGGATCCAACATCAATATCTTTATATGTGATGACGCCTATTTTAAAACCCGGGACAAGTGACAGAATCTCAGGAGAAATCGTTATTTCCAAACTTTCCACCTCCAAAAAGTGTTTAAAATAGTTTATCATAGAATGCAGTGAATTCGTATTTGTAAGTATGGAACGAGGTGAAGACGCATGAATTATCATCAATTAAAAATAGATATCATTGAATATAGCAAAACGATCGGGATTGATAAAATTGGATTTACATCAGCATCATCGTTCTCTGAGTTACGAAACCGACTTGTAAGGCAACAAGAGTTAGAGTATCAGTCGGGTTTTGAGGAGCCCGATATTAATAAAAGAGTCGAGCCCTCTTTACTTTTACCAGAGGCTGCTTCTATTATCTCCATAGCACTAGCCTATCCATCAAAAATGAAGATAAGAGTGGAAAGCAGAAAGGGAGAGAGAAGAGGTATCTTTTGTCGAGCTTCTTGGGGAACGGATTATCATACAGTCCTTCGTGATCGGTTAAAAAAACTTGAGGATTATATCCATTCTAGAGTTCCAGGTGCTCTTGTAAAATCAATGGTGGATACAGGAGAGCTTGCTGATAGAGCCGTAGCTGAACGTGCAGGGATTGGCTGGAGTGGGAAGAACTGTGCTATTATTACTCCTGAGTTTGGCTCCTACGTCTACCTAGGGGAAATGATTACAAATCTCCCGTTTGAACCAGATCAGCCGATTGAAAATGGGTGTGGAGACTGCAATAAATGTGTAGATGCTTGTCCAACAGGAGCACTTGTTCAAGGCGGACAACTAAATTCACACAAATGTATTGCCTTTTTAACACAAACAAAAGGATTTCTTCCAGACGAATTTCGAGGAAAGATTGGAAATCGATTGTACGGTTGTGACACATGTCAGACAGTCTGTCCTAAAAATAAAGGAAAGGATTTTCATTTTCATGAAGAAATGGAACCTGATCCAGAGATTGCAAAACCCCTTTTACGTCCTTTACTTTTCATGAGTAATCGGGAGTTTAAAGAAAAGTTCGGACATGTATCGGGCTCTTGGCGTGGGAAAAAGCCCATTCAGAGAAATGCCATTATCGCACTTGCTCATTACAAGGATGAGACAGCTGTTGAGGATTTAATCCAAGTCATGAAAAAAGATCCAAGGCCAGTGTTAAGAGGAACGGCTGCTTGGGCTCTAGGGAAAATTGGTGGGTTAGTGGCAGCGGATGCCTTAAATAATGCAAAGCAAAAAGAAGAGGACCAAGAGGTTCTTGACGAAATCAATAAAGGATTATCATTCATTCAGTGAGAGTACTTCGTTACTCTCATTTTTTTTTCAACTTCTTCATATGTTTACTTGAAGGGAGTGAAAAAGGTGAGAAAACAGCTTCAAGTGTTACTCGAGAAAAGGGTCAAGCAATGTGTAACAAATACACGAGATATTAACGAGGAATGCGAGAAAATAAAGATGAAGAAACAAGGGTTAGAGGAAAGAAAAGGTGAAATTGTTAAAGCCAAAGCTAGCGGCAAGATACAGAACATAGAACAGGTAGCAGATATCGCTTACGTTTATTACCAGGTTCACTTTCAGTACTTGATTAACCATAAGGGAACATTATATATAGAGGAAGAAATAGAGGAAAGAAAAGCTGAATTTTATAAAGGAACATTGGTTGATGATGAGGAGATTGCTCCAGACTTTACAGTAGAAAAAGCAGAAGCAAGTATTAATGATGTATTTGATGAACGAGTAAAATTTGCTTACGACCGTTTAAGTGCTGTGAAATATGCGGAAACATGGTGGAATAGCTATAATCCGCGATTTAGTAAGTTTACGAACGACTGTACGAACTATATATCCCAATGTCTTCGTGCTGGAGGGGCACCGATGACAGGGTATCCTAACCGTTCCAAGGGCTGGTGGATGCAAAACAATAGTTGGACATACAGCTGGACAGTTGCTCATTCCTTCCGGTGGTATTTACCGAATGCAAGGGTAGGATTGCGGGCAGTTGAAGTGAATCGACCAGAAGAATTGAAGTTAGGTGATATTATATGCTATGACTTTGAGGGAGATGGACGATTTAATCATACGACCATTGTAACAGCAAAGGATGCAGACGGAATGCCGCTTGTGAACGCACATACAACGAATAGTAGAAAAAGATATTGGGCGTATACAGATTCTACCGCATATACACCAAATATCAAATATATCTTTTTGCAAGTTGTTGACGATGTATGAGCTTTGGCTCTGAGTAAAGAGTAGTGGTATAATATCCACTGACAGTTAACTACAGAGGTGACACCATGCCAAACCATATCGTACTATTTCAACCACAAATTCCTGCTAATACAGGGAACATCGCTCGTACATGTGCTGCAACAGATACAACACTACATTTGATTCGACCGCTTGGTTTTTCAACAGATGATAAACAATTAAAGCGTGCGGGGTTAGATTATTGGGATGCGGTAACCATTCATTACTATGATTCATTGGATGAATTTTATGAAAAGAATGAAGGTGGGGAATTTTTCTACTTAACGAAGTTTGGTAAGAAAAACTATACTTCATTTGATTACAGCGATTCAGGAAAAGAATACTATTTCATCTTTGGGCGTGAAACAACAGGATTGCCACAAGAGGTGAGAGAGAAAAACCTTGACCGTGCGTTAAGAATTCCTATGAATGATGAGCATGTACGCTCATTAAATTTATCAAACACGGCAGCTATTTTAGTGTATGAGGCATTAAGACAGCAAAACTATTTACACCTAACATAAAAGGGACCGTTCTATTATAGAACGGCCTTTTTAAAAGGAGGAAAAACAAGTGAATACAATCATTGAAACGATATTAAATCATCGGTCAATCAGGAACTTTGAGGACAAGCCATTAACTCGTGAACAGATTGAGATCATTGTGGAAAGTGCTCAAGCAGCATCTACTTCTAGTTACATACAAGCATATAGCATCATTGGTGTAACCGATCGTGAAAAAAAGAAAAAGTTAGCAGAGCTTGCAGGAAATCAAACCTATGTGGAGGAAAATGGTCACTTTTTTGTTTTTTGTGCGGACTTATACCGTCATGAATACATTGGAAAAATGGAAGGAAGAGATGTGATTCCTTCCATTGAAAGCACGGAAAAATTTATGGTTGCTCTAATTGATGCTTCATTAGCTGCTCAAAATGCAAGTTTAGCAGCAGAATCTTTAGGGCTTGGAATCTGTTATATTGGTGGCATAAGAAATAATCTAAACGAAGTGGGAAAATTACTGAATATACCTGAGCGGGTGATTCCTCTATTTGGTTTAGCAGTCGGTTATCCTAAAAAAATTACAGATAAGAAGCCACGATTGCCACTTTCACATGTGTATCATGAAGAGCAATACCATACGGATCATTATGAAGAGGAACTTACAAGCTATAACAATGTAATATCTAACTATTATATGGAAAGAACGGCTGGAAAACGTACGGACACGTGGACTGAACAAATGGCCAAAATGCTTGAGAAGAAATCAAGAATGTATATGAAGGATTATGTACAGGGACAAAAATTCAATAAACAATAAGAAAAAAAGCTGCCAACAAAATCGGCAGCTTTTTTCTTACTTATTTACACCTGGCTTATCATCGTATCCTGCAGTAAAAATTGCAGCTAGAAATGCAACCATAACACCTAAAATAAGTAGCAATCCCATGTATGTAGCCTCCTCTGCAAAAGATTACGTTTACATATAGGCTTATTATAGCCTATTTCAAACATAGTGTGAATAATTGATGAGATATTTTTTAGCCAAGTTTCTAAAGTGTTTCTAAAAAAGGACAACATTAGTCTTCCCTCATTAGGCATGTTCATCTATATGGGTGCATAGATTATATTAATCGTCTCTGATCATTCAAACAGGGGAGGTCCTTATGGATATCTTAAAAAAGATTGAAATGTATAGACAAGAAGAGGAAAAGTTAAAGTGGGAAGGTACGTTTGCAGAGTATTTAGAAATTGTGAAGGAAAGTCCATGGGTAGCACAGTCGGCACATTCTCGCGTTTATAATATGATCAAAGATGCTGGAATTGAAAAAGACGGGACGAGTAAAAAATATGAATTTTTCAGTAACCAGTTATTTGGTTTAGAGGAGTCGCTAGAGAGACTAGTCGAGGAGTATTTTCACCCGTCTGCCAAACGTTTAGATGTTAGAAAGAGAATTCTTTTGCTTATGGGACCAGTTAGTGGCGGAAAATCCACTCTAGTCACGATGCTAAAGCGTGGATTAGAAGCATATTCGCATTCAGAACGAGGCGCTGTTTTTGCGATAAAAGGCTGTCCAATGCATGAAGACCCATTACATCTCATTCCGCACCATTTAAGAAAAGATTTTTACGATGAATATGGTATTCGAATTGAAGGGAATTTGTCTCCATTAAATACAATGAGAGTCGAACAGGAGTATGGCGGTCGAATTGAAGATGTCATTATCGAACGTGTTTTCTTCTCAGAAGATAAGCGTGTGGGGATTGGAACATTCAGTCCTTCCGATCCAAAGTCACAGGATATTGCTGATTTAACAGGTAGTATCGACTTTTCAACCATTGCTGAATACGGATCAGAATCCGATCCGAGGGCTTATCGATTCGATGGAGAATTAAATAAAGCTAATCGAGGTATGATGGAGTTCCAGGAAATGTTAAAATGTGATGAAAAGTTCTTATGGCACTTACTTTCTCTTACACAAGAGGGGAATTTCAAAGCAGGTCGATTTGCACTCATTTCCGCAGATGAATTAATTGTGGCTCATACGAATGAAACGGAGTATCGCTCGTTTATTTCAAATAAGAAAAACGAAGCATTACACTCACGTATTATCGTTATGCCAGTACCTTATAACTTAAAGGTAAGCCAGGAAGAGAAAATCTACGCGAAAATGATTGGTGAAAGTGATGTATCACATGTTCACATTGCTCCGCATACTTTACGAGTTGCTGCTATGTTTACCATCTTAACTCGATTGAAGGAACCGAAAAAAGGTGACATTGATTTAGTGAAAAAAATGCGACTTTATGATGGGGAGAATGTTGAAGGTTTCTCAAGCGCTGATGTTGATGAGTTGAAGAAGGAATATGCGGATGAAGGAATGAGTGGAATTGATCCTCGTTATGTGATCAATCGTATTTCTTCTACAATTATAAGAAAAGAAATGTCGTCTATTAATGCACTAGATGTTCTTCGTTCCTTAAAAGAGGGCTTAGATCAACATGCATCCATTACTCCAGAGTTAAAGGAGAAATATTTGAATTATATTTCACTTGCTCGTAAGGAGTATGACGATATTGCGAAAAAAGAAGTGCAAAAAGCATTTGTATACTCGTATGAAGAGTCTGCAAAAACGCTGATGGATAATTACTTGGATAATGTTGAGGCATACTGCAATAAGGCGAAGCTTCGAGACCCATTAACTGGTGAAGAAATTAACCCAGATGAGAAGCTGATGCGCTCCATTGAAGAACAGATTGGTATTTCCGAAAATGCGAAAAAAGCATTCCGCGAAGAAATCTTAATTCGTATTTCTGCCTATGCAAGAAAGGGCAAGCGTTTTGACTACAATTCGCACGATCGTCTACGTGAAGCGATTCAGAAGAAGCTGTTTGCAGACTTAAAGGATGTTGTGAAAATTACAACCTCCACTAAGACTCCAGATGAGCAGCAGCTGAAAAAGGTTAATGAAGTAGTAGCAAGATTGATTGACGAGCACGGCTATAATTCTACCTCTGCAAACGAACTACTTCGTTACGTTGGTAGCTTGTTAAACCGTTAATAAAAGGAGGGCTGGCGAAAGTTGCCAGTCCTTGTTTGGTTTACCGCTTGTCCATCCCGGGTATAGATTAA from Robertmurraya sp. FSL R5-0851 includes the following:
- the trmL gene encoding tRNA (uridine(34)/cytosine(34)/5-carboxymethylaminomethyluridine(34)-2'-O)-methyltransferase TrmL produces the protein MPNHIVLFQPQIPANTGNIARTCAATDTTLHLIRPLGFSTDDKQLKRAGLDYWDAVTIHYYDSLDEFYEKNEGGEFFYLTKFGKKNYTSFDYSDSGKEYYFIFGRETTGLPQEVREKNLDRALRIPMNDEHVRSLNLSNTAAILVYEALRQQNYLHLT
- the nfsA gene encoding oxygen-insensitive NADPH nitroreductase — encoded protein: MNTIIETILNHRSIRNFEDKPLTREQIEIIVESAQAASTSSYIQAYSIIGVTDREKKKKLAELAGNQTYVEENGHFFVFCADLYRHEYIGKMEGRDVIPSIESTEKFMVALIDASLAAQNASLAAESLGLGICYIGGIRNNLNEVGKLLNIPERVIPLFGLAVGYPKKITDKKPRLPLSHVYHEEQYHTDHYEEELTSYNNVISNYYMERTAGKRTDTWTEQMAKMLEKKSRMYMKDYVQGQKFNKQ
- a CDS encoding PrkA family serine protein kinase → MDILKKIEMYRQEEEKLKWEGTFAEYLEIVKESPWVAQSAHSRVYNMIKDAGIEKDGTSKKYEFFSNQLFGLEESLERLVEEYFHPSAKRLDVRKRILLLMGPVSGGKSTLVTMLKRGLEAYSHSERGAVFAIKGCPMHEDPLHLIPHHLRKDFYDEYGIRIEGNLSPLNTMRVEQEYGGRIEDVIIERVFFSEDKRVGIGTFSPSDPKSQDIADLTGSIDFSTIAEYGSESDPRAYRFDGELNKANRGMMEFQEMLKCDEKFLWHLLSLTQEGNFKAGRFALISADELIVAHTNETEYRSFISNKKNEALHSRIIVMPVPYNLKVSQEEKIYAKMIGESDVSHVHIAPHTLRVAAMFTILTRLKEPKKGDIDLVKKMRLYDGENVEGFSSADVDELKKEYADEGMSGIDPRYVINRISSTIIRKEMSSINALDVLRSLKEGLDQHASITPELKEKYLNYISLARKEYDDIAKKEVQKAFVYSYEESAKTLMDNYLDNVEAYCNKAKLRDPLTGEEINPDEKLMRSIEEQIGISENAKKAFREEILIRISAYARKGKRFDYNSHDRLREAIQKKLFADLKDVVKITTSTKTPDEQQLKKVNEVVARLIDEHGYNSTSANELLRYVGSLLNR